The sequence below is a genomic window from Anaerobranca californiensis DSM 14826.
TCTTATACTCTTCTTCCCCTTTAGTTAAAGCCCTTTGAATTTGGGCTAATCCATCTTCTTCTTTTTTCAGTTCAATTTTTAATCCTTCAATTTCTTGAGCTCTCTGTATTAAGCCAAGGGATTTTCCATTATAGTTACCCCCAGTAATAGCACCACCGACATTTAATACATCCCCTTCAAGGGAAACAATTTTATATTTATAATTATATTTTTTGGCAACTTTTAAGCCTATATCTAAGTTTTTAACTATGATTATTCTACCTAGAAGAAAATCCATTATGCCACTGTATTTCTTTTCATAATGTACTAAATTTGAAGCAACACCAATAATATCTGGATCTGCTAAATTTAAAGGTGTCCCTTTAATAATGTTTAATGGTAGAAAAGTTGCTCTACCTAATTTATTTTTCCTTAAATATTCAATAACTTCTGCTGCAAAAAATTCATCTTTAACAACAATATTTTGGAGGCTACTTCCTAAAGCCACTTCAATGGCAGTAGTAAGATGCTCAGGTACTGTAAGCAATTGAGCTATAGCTCCTTCTAATGAAGGATGACCTTTAAACTTTTTCAGTGTTTCTTTCGGTCCTAAACTATATCCTGCATAGGACATCTCTAAATTAGTTAGAGCTGTAATTTTCGATTTAAGTTCATTAACCTTACTCTTTTGTCTTTCTAATCTATCTTTTTCCATTTCAATATTATTTTTAATAACTGAAATTTGTTCTAATAGATCTTCTTTTAAGTTATTTTGGCGGTCAATTAAGGTATTTATTTCCTCTATTTCCCGTTGTTTATTATGTAACTTTTCCCTTAACTGATTGCTTCTTTCCTGAAAACTTATAAGTTCCCTTTCTTTCCTATGACATTCATTAATAATTTTCCCTTTATTGTTTTCTAAATTTTTCAATTCATTTTTGATTGTTGCCAGATCATTTAATATTTCTATTATTTCTTCTTTATAAATTTCTAACTGTTCTTTAAACTGATCTATTTCTATCTTTAGTTTTACTGACTGTTCTTCATCATTATTTATTAGTTTTTTATTGTTTTGTAATTCCTGTTGATTAACTTTTAATTTTTTATCCAATTCCTCAATTTTTAAAGTTACTTGCCTTAAATATTCCTCTAACTCTAGATTTTCAAACTTTAAATTTTCTACTTTCTTTTTACCATCTGATAATTGCCGTTTGTTTAACTCTAAATTGTATTTTAAGCCTTCTAAGTCTTTAATCAATTGTAATTCTTGGTCTCTTAAATTATTTAATTCTAATTCTATGTCTTTAATATTTTTTATAAGTTCTTCTTTGTTGGAATTAGTTATTTCTATAGCCTTTTCCACTTCTTCTTTTAATAGTCTTTTTTCCTCAATTTGCTTATCTGTTTCTTTATAAGTTTTTTCAAGATTATTTATTTTTTCTAGTACTAAAGCTACCTCTAACCCCTTTAGTTTTTCTTTAATATTTTTGTATTCTTTAGCTTTTACAGCCTCTTGTTGTATTTGAGGCAAATCTTGTTCTAAATTGTATAAGATATCGTCTAAGCGAACTAAATTTTGTTCTGTTTCTTCTAGTTTTTTTAAACTTTCTTTCTTTTTATTTTTATATTTTACAATCCCTGCTGCTTCTTCAAAAATTATCCTTTTTTCTTCTGGACGGCTATTTAGAATATCTTCTACTTGTCCTTGACTAATTATTGAGTAAGCTTCTTTACCTACACCGGTATCCATAAATAACTCATGAATATCCTTTAACCTACAAGGAGTTTTATTTATGTAATATTCGCTTTCCCCATCTCGAAAAATTCTCCTAATGATATTAACTTCTGAATAATCAATAGCTAATTTCCCTTGAGAATTATCAAAGACCAAAGATACTTCTGCATAATTTTTCTGTTTTCTTCCTTCAGAACCGGCGAAAATTACATCCTCCATTTTTGATCCCCTCAGTGCCTTAGCACTTTGTTCCCCTAAAACCCATCTAATAGCGTCTATAATATTACTTTTTCCACTGCCATTAGGTCCAACAATAGCAGTTATTCCAGGATTTATTAAAAATTCCGTTTTATTTGCAAAGGATTTAAATCCATTGAGTTCAATTTTTTTTAAGTACATTATATCCCCTCCTGCCCACTATTTTAACACCTATTAGAAAAAAGATAAACTAAATTTTTTTAGCGGAGTTTATCTCCGCTAAAAAAATTTTCTAATGCTTTTTGGGCAGCACTTTGTTCCGCCGCTTTTTTACTTTTTCCAATACCAGTGCCCATTAACTTACCATTTAAATATACAGAAGTAGTAAATTCTTTATCATGATCTGGACCTGTTTCTTTTATAACTTTATAAGTTAATTTATTTACGCCATTTTTCTGGATATACTCTTGTAGTTGTGTTTTATAGTCTGTTTCCCCTTTAATAAAAGCTTCATTAATTTCTTGATTTAGTATATCCACAACAATGTCGTAACATTTTTCAAAACCAACTTCTAAATACAATGCTCCAACAAATGCTTCAAAAACATCGGCTAAAATAGAAGCTTTATTACGACCTCCAGTTTTCTCTTCTCCTTTACCTAAATATATATAGCTTCCAAAATTTAAGCGTTTAGCAGCCTTGACAAGGGATTGTTCACAAACAATTTGAGCTCTAAGTCTAGTCATCTCCCCTTCAGTAATTTCTGTAGTAAAATTGAATAGATATTTGCTAATTATTAACTCTAACACAGCATCCCCTAAAAATTCAAGACGTTCATTATGTCCCTTTAACCCTAAATTATTTTCAAAGGCATAGGAAGTATGGGTAAATGCTTTAACAAATGTATCCATATTCTTTATGTAAACATTGTATTTTTTCAGTAACCTTTGTAATTCTTTCATTTTGTCACTCCTTGTTTAATAAGCCCCGTGACATACGGGGC
It includes:
- the smc gene encoding chromosome segregation protein SMC, producing the protein MYLKKIELNGFKSFANKTEFLINPGITAIVGPNGSGKSNIIDAIRWVLGEQSAKALRGSKMEDVIFAGSEGRKQKNYAEVSLVFDNSQGKLAIDYSEVNIIRRIFRDGESEYYINKTPCRLKDIHELFMDTGVGKEAYSIISQGQVEDILNSRPEEKRIIFEEAAGIVKYKNKKKESLKKLEETEQNLVRLDDILYNLEQDLPQIQQEAVKAKEYKNIKEKLKGLEVALVLEKINNLEKTYKETDKQIEEKRLLKEEVEKAIEITNSNKEELIKNIKDIELELNNLRDQELQLIKDLEGLKYNLELNKRQLSDGKKKVENLKFENLELEEYLRQVTLKIEELDKKLKVNQQELQNNKKLINNDEEQSVKLKIEIDQFKEQLEIYKEEIIEILNDLATIKNELKNLENNKGKIINECHRKERELISFQERSNQLREKLHNKQREIEEINTLIDRQNNLKEDLLEQISVIKNNIEMEKDRLERQKSKVNELKSKITALTNLEMSYAGYSLGPKETLKKFKGHPSLEGAIAQLLTVPEHLTTAIEVALGSSLQNIVVKDEFFAAEVIEYLRKNKLGRATFLPLNIIKGTPLNLADPDIIGVASNLVHYEKKYSGIMDFLLGRIIIVKNLDIGLKVAKKYNYKYKIVSLEGDVLNVGGAITGGNYNGKSLGLIQRAQEIEGLKIELKKEEDGLAQIQRALTKGEEEYKKFSEQLEQLHHYLGMLQGDKNNKYQEILLMEQEIKSIKGHIELIKGEKKIFENDLKELEEKISQTLKNEKVKEDEKQRITLSIKEINELIIKKNNFYESLKSKIVSKQITIASLEQEYHSIKKQLTMLNEEKRRTEIKFKENGENINLTVEEIGRLQKLIDDLSNENLKLEKLKFKINEQQVNHHVLKREVDEKIQQAEDKLKELEQSKEILLTKLNTLNLKKSKILLELDGYTEKLLSEYYLTVGEAKELNYPEVDEKEAIKEINILREDLKGLGEVNLGAIEEYKKIKGKIDFLKEQKNDLTRAKLDLKKIILEMDRQMASQFEESFEKIKVYFNEVFQKLFNGGRGYLRLTDPENLLESGVEIFVQPPGKKLQSMTLLSGGEKALTAIALLFAILKTKPSPFCVLDEIEASLDEANVDRFGAFLKEMSKEIQFIIVTHRKGTMESADILYGITMEENGISKQISVNLEKRVG
- the rnc gene encoding ribonuclease III → MKELQRLLKKYNVYIKNMDTFVKAFTHTSYAFENNLGLKGHNERLEFLGDAVLELIISKYLFNFTTEITEGEMTRLRAQIVCEQSLVKAAKRLNFGSYIYLGKGEEKTGGRNKASILADVFEAFVGALYLEVGFEKCYDIVVDILNQEINEAFIKGETDYKTQLQEYIQKNGVNKLTYKVIKETGPDHDKEFTTSVYLNGKLMGTGIGKSKKAAEQSAAQKALENFFSGDKLR